Proteins found in one Aneurinibacillus uraniidurans genomic segment:
- a CDS encoding MASE3 domain-containing protein produces MNEILVKRQERKTGIWIGMGVIIFLIINLHPMHHFSFYDRSHFLVSHTSLEFFSIFVSFSIFMQAWLTYSHNQNRSYFLIGIVFLCVGVFDLLHTFAFKGMPFFDERYAVARATWLWIAARTTESIGLTFILYKDFNKVSFLQSRIRLLLFACVYMAFVLIAVAYFITDFPLLVKEGQGVTPLKLILEYSISLLHIGNVVLLWRYYKKNKSGDLLVVMTGICFILIGEVAFTLYKKVDDIENLVGHVYKFFGYFFLLKGIFYPQFQQVYEEKEEVEIKWQETAEKLQESEKKMTTLVMQAQEDERKRVSRELHDGVGQALYSIIVRLKMTKRGIEDQQMKEVLQDTESMVGQAMTEVKEIATQLRPSTLDDLGLIPALRSYITRCRETYRIQITLQVDGIRGRLAPEIETALYRICQEALTNAVKYSGTDVIDITLIHKDEHIHMTVQDYGCGFDASRIFKEGGGGIGMFSMQERATLLHGQVVIRSQQGSGTSIHTYIPVRENTYVPMADYESAGIK; encoded by the coding sequence ATGAATGAAATCCTGGTAAAAAGGCAGGAGAGAAAAACAGGTATATGGATAGGGATGGGGGTTATTATTTTTCTTATCATTAACTTGCATCCTATGCATCATTTTTCGTTTTATGATCGATCACACTTCCTTGTCTCACATACTTCTTTAGAATTTTTCAGTATCTTTGTTTCTTTTTCAATTTTCATGCAGGCATGGCTGACGTATTCGCATAATCAAAATCGAAGCTATTTCCTAATTGGTATTGTGTTTTTATGTGTAGGAGTATTCGATCTTCTCCATACGTTTGCATTTAAAGGAATGCCTTTTTTTGATGAGAGATATGCGGTGGCGCGGGCGACCTGGTTATGGATTGCAGCACGAACGACAGAAAGTATCGGACTTACGTTTATTCTCTACAAAGATTTTAATAAGGTTTCTTTTTTGCAATCGCGAATCAGATTGTTACTTTTTGCTTGTGTATATATGGCGTTTGTCCTCATTGCGGTTGCTTATTTCATCACGGATTTTCCTTTACTTGTAAAAGAGGGACAAGGGGTTACGCCGCTGAAGCTTATCCTTGAATACTCGATTAGTCTGCTTCATATTGGCAATGTCGTTTTGCTCTGGAGGTATTATAAAAAGAATAAGAGTGGCGACCTGCTTGTTGTGATGACGGGTATTTGCTTTATTTTGATTGGCGAGGTAGCGTTTACGCTCTACAAAAAAGTGGATGACATTGAGAATTTAGTTGGGCATGTATACAAGTTTTTCGGCTACTTCTTTTTGCTGAAAGGCATCTTCTACCCACAGTTCCAGCAGGTGTATGAAGAGAAAGAAGAAGTGGAGATAAAATGGCAGGAAACGGCAGAGAAATTGCAAGAAAGCGAGAAAAAAATGACGACGTTAGTTATGCAGGCTCAGGAAGATGAGCGCAAGCGTGTATCACGCGAACTGCATGATGGAGTCGGACAGGCTTTATACAGCATCATTGTGAGATTGAAAATGACGAAGCGGGGCATAGAAGATCAGCAGATGAAAGAAGTGTTACAGGATACCGAGAGCATGGTAGGGCAGGCGATGACAGAAGTGAAAGAGATTGCAACACAGCTCCGCCCGAGCACTCTTGATGATCTTGGGCTTATTCCGGCACTTCGTTCTTACATCACTCGCTGCCGTGAGACATATCGAATTCAAATTACGCTGCAAGTAGATGGCATTCGTGGGCGACTTGCCCCGGAAATTGAAACCGCATTATACCGCATTTGCCAGGAAGCACTTACGAATGCGGTAAAATATTCGGGTACAGATGTAATCGATATTACCCTGATCCACAAAGATGAGCATATTCATATGACCGTACAAGATTATGGATGCGGCTTCGATGCAAGTCGTATTTTCAAGGAAGGTGGCGGTGGAATTGGTATGTTCAGTATGCAGGAACGTGCTACTTTGCTGCATGGACAAGTAGTCATTCGCTCGCAGCAAGGAAGTGGAACTTCTATTCACACCTATATCCCGGTTAGGGAAAACACGTATGTACCGATGGCTGATTATGAATCAGCGGGGATAAAGTAG
- the acsA gene encoding acetate--CoA ligase, translating to MIQKKVFPVTGEGYNMPAYEEAYKNFSWQDVEKQFSWYTTNKVNMAYEVIDRHIGTPLENKTALYYSDASRDEQYTFQELKTLSDKFGNVLRKYGIQRGDRVFVFMPRTPELYVSVLGTIKVGAIVGPLFEAFMEGAVRDRLEDSEAVAIITTPDLLSRVPVSELPALKHVILFGENGELAEGQISYEKEMEQASADFEIQWVDREDGLILHYTSGSTGKPKGILHVHNAMIQHYQTAKWVLDLQDSDVYWCTADPGWVTGTSYGIFGPWLNGVTNVIRGGRFTPQDWYSTIEKYKVTVWYSAPTAFRMLMGAGDELVKQFNLSSLRHVLSVGEPLNPEVVYWGAKVFDKRIHDTWWMTETGGQLICNYPTMDVKPGSMGKPFPGIVAAIVDDEGNELPPNRMGNLAIKTGWPSMMRRVWNNPAKYEEYFRLEGWYVSGDSAYMDEEGYFWFQGRVDDVIMTAGERVGPFEVESKLVEHPAVAEAGVIGKPDPVRGEIIKAFIALRDGYEQSEELLAEIRQFVKVGLAAHAAPREIEVRDKLPKTRSGKIMRRVLKAWELGLPTGDLSTMED from the coding sequence ATGATCCAAAAGAAAGTGTTTCCGGTTACAGGTGAAGGATACAACATGCCAGCATACGAGGAAGCATACAAGAATTTTTCGTGGCAAGATGTAGAAAAGCAATTCAGTTGGTATACAACAAATAAAGTAAATATGGCGTATGAAGTAATTGATCGCCATATAGGAACCCCTCTCGAAAACAAAACGGCTCTTTATTACAGTGATGCATCACGGGACGAACAATATACATTCCAAGAGTTGAAAACGCTTTCTGATAAGTTCGGGAACGTGCTTCGCAAATACGGCATTCAGAGAGGTGACCGTGTATTTGTTTTTATGCCGCGTACGCCGGAGCTTTATGTAAGCGTTCTCGGTACGATTAAAGTGGGTGCGATTGTTGGCCCGTTATTTGAGGCGTTTATGGAGGGGGCGGTACGCGATCGTCTTGAAGATAGTGAAGCAGTAGCGATCATCACGACACCGGATCTTCTGTCCCGTGTTCCGGTTAGTGAACTCCCGGCACTTAAGCATGTCATTCTGTTCGGAGAAAATGGCGAACTTGCAGAAGGTCAGATTAGTTATGAGAAAGAAATGGAGCAGGCTTCTGCTGATTTTGAGATTCAATGGGTAGACCGGGAAGATGGTCTCATTCTTCACTATACATCCGGCTCTACAGGCAAGCCAAAGGGAATTCTCCATGTACACAACGCGATGATCCAGCATTATCAGACAGCGAAGTGGGTGCTTGATCTTCAAGATTCCGATGTATACTGGTGCACAGCAGACCCAGGCTGGGTGACTGGCACGTCCTACGGTATCTTTGGTCCATGGCTCAATGGTGTAACGAATGTGATTCGCGGTGGCCGTTTTACTCCACAGGACTGGTATTCTACAATTGAGAAATATAAAGTTACGGTATGGTACAGTGCGCCAACTGCATTCCGCATGCTGATGGGGGCGGGCGATGAGCTGGTGAAGCAGTTTAATCTGTCGAGTCTGCGCCACGTGCTCAGCGTAGGAGAGCCGCTTAATCCAGAAGTCGTATATTGGGGCGCAAAAGTTTTTGATAAACGCATTCACGATACATGGTGGATGACAGAGACAGGTGGGCAGTTAATCTGTAATTATCCAACCATGGATGTGAAGCCAGGTTCTATGGGTAAGCCATTCCCAGGCATTGTAGCAGCGATTGTTGACGATGAAGGAAATGAACTGCCGCCGAATCGTATGGGTAATCTGGCAATCAAGACCGGCTGGCCGTCTATGATGCGCCGTGTCTGGAATAATCCAGCTAAATATGAAGAGTACTTCCGCTTGGAAGGCTGGTATGTATCGGGTGACTCGGCTTACATGGATGAAGAAGGATATTTCTGGTTCCAGGGTCGCGTAGATGACGTAATTATGACAGCGGGTGAGCGGGTTGGTCCGTTCGAAGTAGAGAGCAAGCTTGTCGAGCATCCGGCTGTTGCGGAAGCTGGTGTTATCGGTAAACCGGACCCTGTACGCGGCGAGATCATTAAGGCCTTTATTGCGCTGCGTGATGGTTATGAACAATCAGAAGAACTGTTAGCAGAGATTCGCCAGTTCGTAAAAGTTGGTCTTGCTGCACACGCAGCTCCGCGTGAGATTGAAGTGCGTGATAAGCTGCCAAAAACACGTTCCGGTAAAATCATGCGCCGTGTACTGAAAGCATGGGAGCTTGGACTGCCAACAGGTGACTTGTCTACGATGGAAGACTAA
- the tyrS gene encoding tyrosine--tRNA ligase: protein MSQEQTKIVLTDEQKQEVDRQMAIICRGVAEIVPEEEMRKKVERSVATGVPLKVKLGLDPSAPDIHVGHTVVLHKLRQFQEMGHTVQILIGDFTGRIGDPTGKSETRKPLTEEEVKVNAATYVEQFAKILDIDKIEVNYNSTWLAPLTFADVVTLAAKTTVARMLERDDFEKRYTNNLPISIHEFFYPLMQGYDSVALESDVELGGTDQKFNLLMGRQLQKEYGQEQQCAITMPIIEGLDGVQKMSKSLGNYIGISEAPNEIYGKAMSIPDELMVKYYELATDITLEELTELQQGLADGSIHPRDAKMRLARTFVQMYHGEEAANEAENHFKTVFQQRALPTDIPEKEVAIAELEDGKLWIVKLLSVLELVPTNGEARRMVQQGAVKINEEKVESVDDHVAVEDGMIVQVGKRKFAKVKLG from the coding sequence ATGAGTCAAGAGCAAACAAAAATTGTACTGACAGATGAGCAGAAGCAGGAAGTTGACCGCCAAATGGCTATTATCTGCCGTGGTGTGGCCGAGATCGTGCCGGAAGAAGAAATGCGTAAAAAGGTGGAACGTTCGGTAGCAACTGGCGTACCATTGAAAGTAAAGCTTGGACTTGATCCGTCCGCACCTGATATTCATGTTGGACATACGGTAGTGTTGCACAAGCTACGCCAGTTCCAAGAGATGGGTCATACGGTGCAGATTCTCATTGGCGACTTTACGGGCCGCATCGGTGACCCGACCGGCAAGTCAGAGACGCGCAAGCCGCTGACAGAAGAAGAAGTAAAGGTGAATGCGGCGACATACGTGGAACAGTTCGCCAAAATTCTTGATATTGATAAAATCGAAGTAAACTACAACAGCACATGGCTGGCACCGCTGACGTTCGCTGATGTTGTAACACTGGCGGCTAAAACAACTGTAGCACGCATGCTTGAGCGCGATGATTTTGAGAAGCGCTACACGAACAACCTGCCGATCAGCATTCATGAGTTTTTCTATCCGCTTATGCAAGGCTATGATTCCGTGGCACTTGAGAGTGACGTTGAGCTTGGTGGAACAGACCAGAAGTTTAATCTGCTGATGGGACGCCAGTTACAGAAAGAATACGGTCAGGAACAACAGTGTGCGATTACGATGCCAATTATTGAAGGGCTTGATGGCGTACAGAAGATGAGCAAAAGCCTTGGCAACTATATCGGCATTAGTGAAGCACCGAACGAAATTTACGGCAAAGCGATGTCAATTCCAGATGAGTTGATGGTCAAATACTACGAGCTGGCAACAGATATCACACTTGAAGAACTGACCGAACTACAACAAGGGCTTGCCGATGGTTCCATCCACCCACGCGATGCAAAAATGCGTTTGGCGCGTACGTTCGTACAGATGTATCACGGTGAGGAGGCTGCCAATGAAGCAGAGAACCATTTCAAAACGGTATTCCAGCAGCGTGCTCTGCCGACTGATATCCCGGAAAAAGAGGTAGCGATAGCTGAACTCGAGGATGGCAAGCTGTGGATTGTAAAACTATTGTCTGTACTTGAGCTGGTGCCAACGAACGGTGAAGCGCGTCGCATGGTGCAGCAGGGAGCTGTCAAGATTAATGAAGAAAAAGTCGAGTCGGTTGATGATCATGTAGCCGTAGAAGATGGTATGATTGTACAAGTCGGCAAACGAAAATTTGCAAAAGTGAAATTGGGCTAG
- a CDS encoding GNAT family N-acetyltransferase: MNHYKTYYELTCEKSSGTLTLEGPVKPERILSLSMDEGLKAFRRPHEQQKALANIANLPESRVILAVHEETIIGYVTFLYPDPMERWSQANMDNLLELGAIEVSSHFRHQHVGEDMLALAFRDDAMEDYIVFTTEYYWHWDLKGTGLDVWAYRKIMEKVMASVGLQWFATDDPEICSHPANCMMARIGSRISLDSMEAFDRIRFQNRAMY; encoded by the coding sequence ATGAACCATTATAAAACATATTATGAGTTAACCTGCGAGAAGTCATCTGGAACACTTACACTAGAAGGACCGGTTAAACCGGAACGCATTCTTTCTCTCTCCATGGATGAAGGACTGAAAGCATTCCGTAGGCCACATGAACAGCAAAAGGCACTGGCAAACATCGCCAATCTTCCAGAAAGTCGTGTCATTCTCGCTGTCCATGAGGAGACCATTATCGGGTATGTTACCTTTCTATATCCCGACCCGATGGAACGCTGGTCACAGGCAAATATGGACAACCTTCTTGAACTCGGAGCCATTGAGGTATCCTCTCACTTCCGCCATCAGCATGTGGGAGAAGACATGCTTGCACTTGCTTTCCGCGACGATGCAATGGAAGACTATATTGTATTTACAACCGAATATTACTGGCATTGGGATCTGAAGGGAACCGGACTTGATGTATGGGCTTACCGTAAAATCATGGAGAAAGTAATGGCATCTGTCGGTCTGCAGTGGTTTGCAACAGATGATCCAGAGATTTGCTCTCATCCAGCTAACTGTATGATGGCCCGCATCGGATCACGTATTTCGCTAGACTCTATGGAGGCTTTTGATCGCATTCGTTTTCAAAATCGTGCTATGTATTAA
- a CDS encoding CBS and ACT domain-containing protein, whose protein sequence is MLVEDIMRRDVITVAPTDSIRLALLKVHQYRIRHIPVVEDGRLVGIISDRDVRDACPSIISAPHDDDDQIMNTAVSAIMRKDVITAHPLDFVEEAALALYDNRIGSLPVVTDGDELIGILTETDILYTLVELMGVHYPSSHIEIEVDDQIGILADVSQIFKEASCSVTSVLVFPGKHLGKKNLVFRVQTINPRHVTDKIEEAGYHIVWPRKLEELS, encoded by the coding sequence ATGCTTGTGGAAGATATCATGAGGCGTGACGTGATTACGGTTGCACCGACGGATTCCATTCGTCTTGCACTGCTGAAAGTTCATCAATACCGCATTCGCCATATTCCCGTTGTGGAAGATGGCAGGCTGGTTGGCATTATTTCAGATCGCGATGTACGAGATGCATGTCCCTCTATTATTAGTGCACCACATGACGATGATGATCAAATCATGAATACAGCCGTATCCGCTATTATGCGCAAAGATGTCATTACCGCTCATCCACTCGATTTTGTGGAAGAAGCTGCGCTTGCTCTTTATGATAACCGGATCGGTTCTCTTCCTGTTGTCACTGATGGTGATGAACTGATCGGAATTTTAACGGAAACGGATATTCTTTATACACTTGTCGAATTAATGGGTGTACATTACCCAAGCTCTCACATCGAAATAGAAGTAGACGATCAGATTGGTATACTAGCGGACGTCTCCCAAATTTTCAAAGAAGCGAGCTGCAGTGTCACAAGTGTGCTCGTTTTCCCTGGAAAACATCTTGGAAAAAAGAATCTGGTATTTCGTGTACAGACCATTAATCCGCGCCATGTAACTGACAAAATCGAAGAGGCTGGTTATCATATCGTCTGGCCTCGGAAGTTAGAGGAATTGTCATGA
- a CDS encoding acetoin utilization protein AcuC, whose protein sequence is MKRKTAFIHSNDYLNYNFNDDHPFNQKRIAMTIDLLRMMNLLEDGDFVAPRMAEDDELALIHDRQYIEVVKEAGHSEQTPAIAASFGIGTEDCPAFVNMHEATALAVGGTLRAAELVMSGEYQHAVNLAGGLHHGFRGRASGFCIYNDCSVAIAYLRQKYDARVLYIDTDAHHGDGVQWAFYDDPNVLTLSFHETGKYLFPGTGNITERGDGQGYGFSVNVPLDAFTEDDSWLETYYKVLPTVARGFKPDIILTQNGCDAHTFDPLTHLSTTMRIYQEIPRLARDLADELCDGRLIATGGGGYDIWRVVPRAWSLLWAELSGQVVPQDTRIPQAWIDKYQTESPVQLAPTMFDPEGIFPAIPRRQEITTKNKNTVEKALLYCPKG, encoded by the coding sequence ATGAAAAGAAAAACTGCCTTTATTCATAGCAACGACTACTTAAACTACAATTTTAATGATGACCATCCATTCAACCAGAAACGCATCGCGATGACGATTGATCTGCTGCGGATGATGAATCTGCTCGAAGATGGTGATTTCGTCGCACCGCGTATGGCAGAAGATGACGAGTTAGCCCTCATCCATGATCGTCAGTATATTGAGGTTGTAAAAGAAGCGGGGCATTCCGAACAAACACCCGCAATTGCCGCAAGCTTCGGCATCGGGACCGAAGACTGCCCGGCGTTTGTCAATATGCATGAAGCAACAGCGCTTGCAGTCGGGGGTACATTGCGTGCTGCCGAGCTTGTGATGTCCGGCGAATACCAGCACGCTGTCAATCTAGCCGGGGGGCTGCACCACGGGTTCCGTGGGCGTGCTTCTGGCTTCTGCATTTACAATGACTGCTCGGTTGCCATTGCCTATCTGCGTCAGAAATATGATGCACGCGTATTGTATATCGATACGGATGCACACCATGGTGATGGTGTGCAGTGGGCTTTTTATGATGATCCGAATGTGCTTACCCTGTCCTTCCATGAAACTGGTAAGTATCTGTTCCCTGGCACCGGCAACATTACCGAGCGAGGAGACGGTCAAGGCTACGGCTTCTCGGTAAATGTCCCGCTGGATGCGTTTACGGAAGATGATTCGTGGTTAGAAACGTATTACAAGGTCTTACCTACTGTTGCACGCGGTTTTAAGCCTGATATTATCTTGACGCAAAATGGCTGTGATGCACATACGTTTGATCCGCTTACTCACCTTTCGACGACGATGCGCATCTATCAGGAAATTCCGCGTCTTGCCCGTGATCTCGCGGACGAGCTTTGCGATGGTCGCCTGATTGCCACAGGCGGAGGTGGGTATGATATTTGGCGGGTTGTCCCACGTGCATGGAGTTTATTGTGGGCCGAACTGTCTGGACAGGTCGTTCCACAGGATACACGAATTCCGCAAGCATGGATTGATAAGTATCAGACAGAAAGTCCGGTACAGCTTGCACCAACAATGTTCGATCCAGAAGGAATTTTCCCGGCGATTCCACGCCGTCAAGAGATTACGACCAAAAACAAGAATACGGTTGAAAAAGCACTGCTTTATTGTCCAAAAGGGTAA
- a CDS encoding 5'-methylthioadenosine/adenosylhomocysteine nucleosidase, with product MKIGIIGAMDEEIALYKEGMELIGETQKAGITYYEGTWEGKQVVLCKCGVGKVNASICTQILIDAFGVDSVIFTGVAGALHPDLEIGDIVVSTDCQHHDMDVTPLGFPKGVIPFTDVSIFVADPQLIEAAVKASEQVSHSKTRTGRILSGDQFVANRELVRDLYETMHGSCTEMEGAAVAQVCHMNKVPFVIIRAMSDKADGSAHVNFPEFTKLASERSFHIVKNMLAHL from the coding sequence ATGAAAATTGGAATTATTGGAGCGATGGACGAAGAAATCGCCTTGTATAAAGAAGGTATGGAGCTGATAGGAGAGACACAGAAAGCGGGCATTACGTATTACGAAGGAACATGGGAAGGTAAACAGGTCGTTCTTTGTAAATGCGGTGTTGGGAAAGTCAATGCCAGCATCTGCACGCAGATTTTGATCGACGCATTTGGAGTTGATTCGGTCATCTTCACCGGTGTAGCAGGCGCCCTGCATCCTGACCTTGAAATCGGGGACATTGTCGTCTCAACGGACTGCCAGCACCATGATATGGACGTAACACCGCTTGGGTTTCCGAAAGGGGTTATTCCGTTTACAGATGTATCGATATTTGTAGCGGATCCGCAGCTGATTGAGGCAGCTGTAAAAGCAAGCGAGCAAGTGTCTCATAGTAAAACACGGACAGGCCGCATCCTCTCAGGCGACCAATTTGTCGCCAATCGTGAACTTGTGCGTGACCTGTACGAAACGATGCACGGTTCCTGCACCGAAATGGAAGGCGCAGCTGTTGCGCAAGTGTGTCATATGAACAAAGTACCTTTTGTCATCATCCGGGCTATGTCCGATAAGGCAGACGGCTCCGCACATGTCAACTTCCCGGAATTCACGAAACTTGCTTCGGAGCGTTCGTTCCATATTGTGAAGAATATGCTTGCACATCTATAA
- a CDS encoding transglycosylase domain-containing protein has product MDKQSGSANTPEEPKKKKKSAWKSILLVLQIGTILFFMGVLFAGAAAAGYVASLVKDDPVRSYDEIHQKISTNNLTGFAYFADKTLIGQLITTEDRRLVSHTEVSPHLIDAIISTEDKYFYEHKGIVPSAIARAGIQQITGAPVQTGGSTLTQQLVKQTILSPEQTMQRKFREMFLALRVERMFTKDQILDAYINKMYFGKNANGSNVYGVQAAAKGIFGVDAKDLNIPQAAYLAGMLQAPSSYIPFKNIKKNGLKLGKERQKLVLSRMLENGKITKQEYDEAIAYDIEAHLAKPSRKAFEKYPYLMMEIEQRAAELLVEQDIAKNPDLKKESFNKLVEEKRIAVRQGGYHIYTTINKNVYEKMQQIAANPANFGPDRPAIDGKPMPEQVGGILINNKTGAILGMMEGRNFETEKTNHVTALRQPGSTIKPLAVYGPAIEEGIVSPSSTVVDEETVFPGGYTPKNANNTFKGPVTVRDALKWSRNVPAVKVYFKTGVRKSLSYVKKMGVTSLVDSDYYLPSALGGLTYGISVEEMTNAYATFANEGQFVDAYLIQRIENSDHEVVYEHKAKPVPVFSPQTALLVTDMLRDVISSGTGTRVLRSINGHDVAGKTGTTQDERDKWFVGYTKDISLGVWVGYDKKYKLYQSSFEDAQKIWGKIFSSVLGTNPQLSPVENVMGRPDGAADKGIYNADLAASHNPSSYGKKEEPKKQETKPDTANSQDKTNTDVKTPNGTDTAKDPEQQKTDGSNTTEKNSETRPKDPDKPVTSKPGHKNDSTAKPDDKKTEHKKEATKTEQ; this is encoded by the coding sequence ATGGATAAACAAAGCGGTTCTGCGAACACGCCCGAAGAACCGAAGAAAAAGAAAAAAAGTGCCTGGAAAAGCATTCTACTTGTATTGCAGATCGGCACCATTCTCTTTTTTATGGGTGTTCTATTTGCCGGTGCAGCAGCGGCCGGCTATGTCGCGTCGCTTGTTAAAGACGATCCGGTTCGTAGTTACGATGAGATTCATCAAAAAATCTCAACAAACAACTTAACCGGCTTCGCATATTTTGCAGACAAGACGCTTATTGGTCAGCTTATTACAACAGAAGACAGGCGCCTTGTCTCACACACAGAGGTATCGCCTCACCTGATTGATGCCATTATTTCTACTGAAGACAAATATTTTTATGAACACAAGGGTATTGTCCCATCTGCGATTGCTCGGGCTGGCATCCAGCAGATCACCGGCGCTCCAGTTCAGACCGGGGGAAGTACACTGACCCAACAGCTCGTTAAACAAACGATTCTTTCGCCTGAGCAAACAATGCAGCGAAAATTTCGCGAGATGTTTCTCGCTTTGCGCGTAGAACGCATGTTTACGAAAGACCAAATTCTTGACGCCTATATCAATAAGATGTATTTCGGCAAAAATGCGAATGGTTCTAATGTATATGGCGTACAGGCTGCAGCCAAGGGGATTTTTGGGGTTGATGCGAAAGACCTGAACATTCCACAAGCTGCCTATCTAGCCGGGATGCTGCAAGCTCCTTCTTCGTACATTCCATTTAAGAACATCAAGAAAAATGGTCTTAAACTCGGCAAAGAGCGACAGAAGCTTGTATTGAGCCGCATGCTAGAAAACGGAAAAATTACAAAGCAAGAATACGATGAAGCGATTGCGTACGATATTGAGGCACACTTAGCTAAACCATCGCGCAAAGCATTTGAGAAGTACCCATATTTAATGATGGAAATTGAACAACGGGCCGCTGAACTGCTCGTTGAACAGGACATTGCCAAAAATCCGGATCTTAAAAAAGAATCGTTCAACAAGCTTGTCGAGGAAAAACGGATTGCTGTACGCCAGGGCGGGTACCACATCTACACGACCATTAACAAAAATGTGTATGAAAAAATGCAGCAAATCGCAGCAAATCCCGCGAACTTCGGACCAGATCGGCCAGCCATTGACGGCAAGCCTATGCCTGAACAAGTCGGCGGAATTCTCATCAACAACAAGACTGGTGCAATTCTCGGCATGATGGAAGGCCGTAATTTTGAAACAGAAAAAACAAATCATGTGACGGCACTTCGTCAGCCGGGCTCTACAATCAAACCGCTTGCCGTATACGGACCAGCCATTGAAGAAGGCATCGTATCACCAAGTTCAACGGTAGTGGATGAAGAAACGGTCTTCCCAGGTGGCTATACACCAAAAAATGCGAATAACACGTTTAAAGGCCCTGTTACGGTACGCGATGCGCTGAAGTGGTCCCGCAACGTGCCTGCAGTTAAAGTTTATTTCAAAACTGGCGTTCGCAAGTCGCTTAGCTACGTGAAAAAAATGGGGGTAACTTCGCTTGTAGATAGTGATTATTACTTACCAAGTGCACTTGGCGGCCTTACATATGGGATCTCTGTAGAAGAGATGACGAATGCGTATGCCACATTTGCCAACGAAGGACAATTTGTCGATGCGTATTTAATCCAACGCATTGAAAATAGTGACCACGAAGTCGTATATGAACACAAAGCGAAGCCTGTTCCCGTATTCTCGCCACAAACAGCCTTGCTTGTAACCGATATGCTCCGGGATGTTATCTCAAGCGGCACAGGTACACGCGTACTCCGTTCTATCAACGGCCACGATGTAGCGGGTAAAACTGGAACAACGCAGGATGAGCGAGACAAATGGTTTGTCGGCTATACGAAAGACATATCCCTTGGTGTATGGGTTGGGTACGACAAAAAATACAAGTTGTATCAAAGTTCTTTTGAAGATGCTCAAAAAATCTGGGGGAAAATTTTCAGTTCAGTACTTGGTACTAATCCACAGCTTTCTCCTGTTGAAAACGTAATGGGAAGACCAGACGGTGCAGCAGACAAAGGAATCTATAATGCTGACCTCGCCGCCTCCCACAATCCGAGTTCATACGGGAAAAAGGAAGAGCCGAAAAAACAAGAGACCAAACCGGATACTGCGAATAGTCAGGACAAAACGAATACGGATGTCAAAACACCGAATGGTACAGATACTGCCAAAGATCCAGAGCAGCAAAAAACAGACGGTTCCAACACTACCGAGAAAAATTCGGAAACACGTCCGAAAGATCCAGATAAACCGGTCACATCCAAGCCAGGACACAAAAACGACTCAACCGCTAAGCCTGACGATAAAAAAACAGAGCACAAAAAAGAAGCTACAAAAACTGAGCAATAA